The stretch of DNA CCTCGATGAATCTCGCGCGCCAGCTCGCCGAGCGCGGTGAGACCCTCTACGCCGACCTCGACCCGAACGGTCACGCGACGAACGGGCTCGGTTTCGAAGCGGCGTACCAGGGCGACATCAATCTCGGGGACGTCATCCTCGAGGGCGACGCAACGCCCCACGATCTCATTCGGACGACCGAGCACGGATTCGATCTGCTTCCGTCGTCGGATACGCTCGAGGACGTCGAAAAAGATCTCGCCGGCGCGATGCAGGGGTCGGCGCGGATCAAAACGAAAATCGTCGATCCGCTGCTCGGAACCGAATACGAGTACCTGGTTTTCGATTGCCCGGCGTACCCGGGGATGCTCAACAACAACGCCCTCGTCGCGACGGGGAACGTTATCATCCCGATCGAACCGGGATCGAGCGCGATCGGCGGCTACAAGCGAACGATGGAACGACTGATCGAACCGGCGCGGGAGTACATCGACGTCGACGTCCTCGCGGTCGTTCCGAACAAACTCGCCGACCGAATCGATCAACAGACGGAGGATCGGGAACTGCTCGAGAACCTGAACACGGCGACCTACGAGGTAAACCCCGGCCAACCGCTGCAGGAAGCGGTTCCGGACTTCGCTCGGATTACGGCCGCCGAGTTCGATGCGATCGATGCCGGTGACACGTCGCCACCGAAACCGGGGATCCGGCACCGGTCTGCGCTATCGCGGTCGCTGCAGCACAATCAACCGTTACAGGACTACGACCCCGAAAACGACCAGATCCCCTACTACGAGGAACTCGCCGAGATCGTCGCAACTGAGGGTGGGAAACGATGAGCAATCCGTTCGACGATCTCAAAGAGGACGACGCGGATTCGACCGAATCGGCGGATGCGCTCGAGAGCGAGCCAGAGACGGATTCGGACCAGGCTCCCGACGAGCCGTCGATAACGGATGCAGAGACGAGCGATGAATCGGCCACGGAACAGCCGGAACATCGTGACGAATCCGACGAGAAAACCGACGAGCCACTGTCGGCCGCAGAAGCGGGTCCGGCGTTCGAATACAGCCAGGTTCAACAGAAGCCGTTCTACGCTCGGACCGAGACGGTAAACGAATTCGAGAACAAGATCCGGACGACGATCGTTCCAACGCTCGCCGAAGCGGAGATACTCGACGAGGAAACCCGCGAGATTCACGATGCGGTCCTCCGTCTCGCAAGCGAACAGCCCGAACGAATCGCCGAACTCATACTCGAGGAACGGCGAGAATCGGGACGGTAGAACGGTGGAGTCGGCCACGCTCTCTTCCTTTCCCGCTCGTTTCGCTCGTGTTTGAGGATAGCGCGGAACCTTTGGTTCCGCTGACCATGCGAACGGCGAAGCCGTGAGCAGAAGGGGACTCCGCACTATTGTTTCGTTGAACGATCGGAGATCGAACAGGTACGAACGGTTTATGGGTTTCAGGCGTTCTACAGAGTACAATGACGCAGAGATCACTGTTACAGAGTCGCGTTGTGCATATGGGAATTCTCAGTGTTTTCATTCTAATCGCACTAGTAGAACCACTTCAGGAAGCGTTACCGCGATGGAGGGGGATACTCGCGGTCGCAATTCTTTTCGCGTGGATGCTCGGACAGCGCTACGAACGCGAGATTATCGTCGACGCTGGGGTGGCCGACAAAGAAGAGGTCGTTCAGGTCGAACGCGATAGGTCGAGTTGGTTCTTTTGAAACGAGGAAACGGCGGCTACTGCCCCCTGGTCTTCTACTCGTAGGGCCCCGGTTCAACCGTAACGACGCGTTCGGCCTCCGGCTCGCCGGCCCGTCGTGCGAGATAGGGGCCTCCCTTATCGAGGCGATTACTGGAATCTCCGTTCTCAACCGTCGTCACGGCGTCGAAGATCCACCGCTGTCTCGCAAAATCACCTGTTTCAAATACAGTTTGGAGAACCGAGAGGTCCGTCCTGACTATCGTAGAAAACTGTTTATAAGTGCGTCACAGATACAAACGATAGCCGCTCAATGGTTCCTCTCCGAGTTACGTTGCCACTAACTGACTCCGATTTAGAACGGCTATTAATAGGACGGATATGTTTCCATCAATCCGGAATCGAGTAGATTGTGCCAGATACGGCTGACTCCGACGGATTCGATCGTCTTCGAAGCACTATTTCTACGAGAGCTAATCGGAGGCGCGATCTCGAGACCGGTGCGTTTCTCGTCGATAGAGCCGACGACCTTAGTCAGCACTCCGTCGACGAGATCCTGATTTCGATTCGAAAACTGGAAATGAAACGCTGGAGTAATAGTTTGATATATGATATGATGGCCAACCGGATCTCTTTCAAATATTTTACTCGCACAAAACCAACAGCGATTGAACGCGGTTCCAAGCTTTCGCCGTCCGGCGCACCGTTACAACCGAGAGCCGACCGAAGATCGGACCTGAACAGATTGCATTGATCTACGGTCGCGAGACGCTCACCGACCGGATGACGTTCTCGGAACGCGCGATCGGGAGGTGTAGGAATCTTGTTTCCGTCGAACGCTGCCTCGAGGGTTGTGGTGAGGCCGGTAGTACTGTACATACGGGAACGATCGGCGTATATTCGGCGAGTTGCACCTGCGTGAAGTTGATATCCTCCCGTTTTAGGACAGAGCTTCGCCCGGCCCATACATAAACTCAATATGACGATATCAATGCGCCTCTCCCTACTCCACAGTTTCGGAGGATAGGATAGTTTTGGGGACTGATTTCCGTTAATTCGCGTTGGTCCTCACTATCTGGCATCGATTTCGAATCCAATTTCCGGAACTATCCGACGATCATGAGAAATCACATGGGTACTGGCCCTGCTAAACGGTATTGCCACTCGAGAGTGGCGGACTCAGTGCGAGCTACGCAGTTAGTTGGGCGGAATCAACGCTGAGGTGATTAGCTCGTACACTCGCCAGCTGTCAAACTGGCGCGTAGTCGATCTCACCGTCGACGCCAGCTTTCAACAGGAAGTCGGTGAGTCGCCAGATGTTGTACAACAACACGGCAAACACGAAGTAGAACAACCGGACGCGGTAGTCTTTCAAGGACGTCTTCGCGAGGAAGCCGTTCTTGATCGACTTGTATTCGTTTTCGATCCCCCAACGGCAGCTGTACCATCGACAGAAGGGCTCTGCCTCGTCCGGTCCAACCATATGATTCGTCGCGAAGACTGCCGTTCCCTCACCTTCCGTCGACGGCACGTACAAGAACCCATCGATTGGCTTCCTGCTTCGACGTGGACGGAAGCTGATTCCACGGCGACTTCCTGTTCGTCGTCGCCCATCACCTCGATAATCTCCCGCTCCGGACTGTTGATTCGCTTCGGGATGAGTTCACGTCAAGGTTCGACAAGGTCTGAAATACCTGCTGGGAGTCGAATTCATGGTCGCACAGCACGATTTCGATGGGGACGTGTTCCTGTGCTCGTTTCACCAGGCGTCGAACGACACGGTGAATCTGGTTCGGCGGATTTTTGTCCCACTCTGAACTTTCCCGAATCGGCTCTCCATCGAGTATTAGCGGGACGTTCTGCCCGACGATGGATATCGTCGCGGATTTGAACGTCCGGCGCTCCATGTCTTTCGTGCCGCTGACCATCGACATCCCTTCGACGTCACCGTACGGAATAGGACATTTTAAGCTAGGACTGGACGTATAACGAACAATGCGAGAGAGAACTGAAACCGCGGAGGTCGTCGTCGTCGGCTGCGGTCCAGGTGGCGCAGTCCTCGCCTACCTTCTGGCTCGGAGTGGGATCGACGTCGCGCTCGTTGAGCGTGCCGCCACGTTCGAGCGCGAGTATCGGGGGTTCGGTTGGAACCCTGGTGTGGTTCGTCTCTTCGACGAGATGGATCTCCTCGACGACGTTCTTGATCTGGCTCACGAGACTGTCACCGATGGTGCGTTCTCGCTGTACGGCGAGGAGATCTCGGTTCTCGATTTCGACCTGCTCGACACCGACTATCCGTACGCGCTGATGATGGAGCAGCCAGCGCTGCTCGAATGCCTCGTCGACCGTGCCAGTTCCTACGACAACTTCACGTTTCACCCCTCGACCACTGTCAGGGACGTCCGCACGGACACCGCAGGTAGGATTCAGGGGATCGAAGCCCGAGACCGGGACGCCGGCGAGGACGTCGCGTTCGAAACGCAGTGCGTTGTCGGCGCCGATGGTCGATACTCGACGGTTCGAACCAGCGCTGGCATCGACCCGGGACTGTTCGAATCGCCGGTCGATCTCGTCTGGTTCAAGCTCCCCCGCGGCGATATCGATGCGACTACGCAAGGTCGAATCGACCGCGACGGCGTTCTTCTGTACTTCGGTCTCGGTGGTGATGACCTCCAAATCGGTTACCTCGTCCGAAGCGGCGAGTGGCCCTCGATCAAGCAAGCCGGGTTCGACGCGTTCCGGGAGCGGATCGCCGAGATCGACCCGCAAGTCGCCTCAGCGATGGCTGCACAGTTGGACGGATTTCGGGACACCACGCTCCTCGATGTTGCTCCGGGAATCGCGGACACCTGGTCCAGTGACGGACTTCTTCTCATCGGTGACGCCGCACATACTGCAAGTCCCATCGGCGCACAGGGAAACCCGCTCGCCGTCGAGGACGCCGTCATTGCTCACAGCCTTCTCGTCGAGGAACTCACTATCACGGAGGAAATCCTCGAACGCATCGGTGAATTCGGGGCACGACGACGCCCACACGTCGAACAGATCATTTCGCGTCAACGACGTGGTGCAGCCAATCTCGCTTACTGGCTCGATTACGGTGGCTACGTCCCCCCAAGGCTCGCTCGAGGAATGGCGAAGACGGCACCGTTGATAGTCCCGCATTCGAAGTCGGTGCGGAGCACAATCGAAACGTTCGCAC from Natronorubrum halophilum encodes:
- a CDS encoding ParA family protein — translated: MEATTTEPRAVSVVILKGGVGKSTTSMNLARQLAERGETLYADLDPNGHATNGLGFEAAYQGDINLGDVILEGDATPHDLIRTTEHGFDLLPSSDTLEDVEKDLAGAMQGSARIKTKIVDPLLGTEYEYLVFDCPAYPGMLNNNALVATGNVIIPIEPGSSAIGGYKRTMERLIEPAREYIDVDVLAVVPNKLADRIDQQTEDRELLENLNTATYEVNPGQPLQEAVPDFARITAAEFDAIDAGDTSPPKPGIRHRSALSRSLQHNQPLQDYDPENDQIPYYEELAEIVATEGGKR
- a CDS encoding FAD-dependent monooxygenase, which codes for MRERTETAEVVVVGCGPGGAVLAYLLARSGIDVALVERAATFEREYRGFGWNPGVVRLFDEMDLLDDVLDLAHETVTDGAFSLYGEEISVLDFDLLDTDYPYALMMEQPALLECLVDRASSYDNFTFHPSTTVRDVRTDTAGRIQGIEARDRDAGEDVAFETQCVVGADGRYSTVRTSAGIDPGLFESPVDLVWFKLPRGDIDATTQGRIDRDGVLLYFGLGGDDLQIGYLVRSGEWPSIKQAGFDAFRERIAEIDPQVASAMAAQLDGFRDTTLLDVAPGIADTWSSDGLLLIGDAAHTASPIGAQGNPLAVEDAVIAHSLLVEELTITEEILERIGEFGARRRPHVEQIISRQRRGAANLAYWLDYGGYVPPRLARGMAKTAPLIVPHSKSVRSTIETFALGDRSVSVDRSHFTD